A window of Lepus europaeus isolate LE1 chromosome 11, mLepTim1.pri, whole genome shotgun sequence contains these coding sequences:
- the VCPKMT gene encoding protein N-lysine methyltransferase METTL21D isoform X2: MAATAETSEEDPLRSFVRVLEKRDGTVLRLQQYSSGGVGCVVWDAAIVLSKYLETPGFSGDGTHLLSRRSVLELGSGTGAVGLMAATLGAHVVVTDLEELQDLLKMNIDMNKHLVTGSVQAKVLKWGEEIEDFPSPPDYILMADCIYYEESLEPLLKTLKDLSGYETCIICCYEQRTMGKNPEIEKKYFELLQLDFDFEKIPLEKHDEEYRSEDIHIIYIRKKKSKCPS; encoded by the exons ATGGCGGCAACTGCGGAGACTTCGGAGGAGGACCCACTACGGAGCTTTGTGCGAGTTTTGGAGAAGCGGGATGGCACGGTGCTACGCCTCCAGCAGTATAGCTCCGGTGGCGTGGGTTGCGTTGTCTGGGACGCAGCTATTGTCCTTTCTAAATACCTGGAAACGCCCGGGTTTTCTGGCGACGGGACGCACCTGCTGAGCCGGCGGTCGGTCCTGGAACTGGGCTCAGGCACTGGGGCCGTGGGGCTCATGGCCGCCACCCTAGG GGCACATGTTGTAGTCACCGATCTTGAGGAACTGCAGGACCTGCTGAAGATGAATATTGACATGAACAAGCATCTTGTCACTGGTTCTGTTCAAGCCAAGGTACTGAAATG GGGGGAAGAAATAGAAGACTTTCCTTCGCCACCAGACTACATACTGATGGCCGACTGCATATACTATGAAGAG TCTTTGGAGCCATTGCTGAAAACCCTAAAAGATCTCAGTGGATATGAGACTTGTATTATATGTTGTTATGAACAACGAACAATGGGGAAAAATCCAGAAATCGAGAAAAAATACTTTGAG CTCCTTCAATTAGACTTTGACTTTGAAAAAATTCCTTTGGAAAAACATGATGAAGAGTATCGAAGTGAAGATATTCATATTATatacataagaaagaaaaaatcg AAATGTCCATCATGA
- the VCPKMT gene encoding protein N-lysine methyltransferase METTL21D isoform X1, protein MAATAETSEEDPLRSFVRVLEKRDGTVLRLQQYSSGGVGCVVWDAAIVLSKYLETPGFSGDGTHLLSRRSVLELGSGTGAVGLMAATLGAHVVVTDLEELQDLLKMNIDMNKHLVTGSVQAKVLKWGEEIEDFPSPPDYILMADCIYYEESLEPLLKTLKDLSGYETCIICCYEQRTMGKNPEIEKKYFELLQLDFDFEKIPLEKHDEEYRSEDIHIIYIRKKKSVNTFPVFHPLGRRRFRQLVTVSGLLCSIDLDFDVLKEL, encoded by the exons ATGGCGGCAACTGCGGAGACTTCGGAGGAGGACCCACTACGGAGCTTTGTGCGAGTTTTGGAGAAGCGGGATGGCACGGTGCTACGCCTCCAGCAGTATAGCTCCGGTGGCGTGGGTTGCGTTGTCTGGGACGCAGCTATTGTCCTTTCTAAATACCTGGAAACGCCCGGGTTTTCTGGCGACGGGACGCACCTGCTGAGCCGGCGGTCGGTCCTGGAACTGGGCTCAGGCACTGGGGCCGTGGGGCTCATGGCCGCCACCCTAGG GGCACATGTTGTAGTCACCGATCTTGAGGAACTGCAGGACCTGCTGAAGATGAATATTGACATGAACAAGCATCTTGTCACTGGTTCTGTTCAAGCCAAGGTACTGAAATG GGGGGAAGAAATAGAAGACTTTCCTTCGCCACCAGACTACATACTGATGGCCGACTGCATATACTATGAAGAG TCTTTGGAGCCATTGCTGAAAACCCTAAAAGATCTCAGTGGATATGAGACTTGTATTATATGTTGTTATGAACAACGAACAATGGGGAAAAATCCAGAAATCGAGAAAAAATACTTTGAG CTCCTTCAATTAGACTTTGACTTTGAAAAAATTCCTTTGGAAAAACATGATGAAGAGTATCGAAGTGAAGATATTCATATTATatacataagaaagaaaaaatcggTAAATACATTCCCAGTTTTTCATcctctggggaggaggaggtTTCGTCAGCTGGTTACTGTGTCTGGGCTTTTGTGCAGTATAGACCTTGATTTTGATGTGCTCAAAGAGCTCTGA